Below is a window of Candidatus Dormiibacterota bacterium DNA.
CTGCCGCGCTGATCCTCGGGCGCAGGCCGGACGTGTTACGCGTCTTCATGCACGCACCGCGCGATTGGCGTATCGAGAACGTCGCGCGCGATCTCGCGCTCGAACGCGCGACGGCGCAGGCGGAGGTCGACCGAATCGACCGCGCGCGCAAGGCGCACCTGCGCGACTGGTACGATGCGGAGTTCGGTAATCCCAAGCATTACGATCTCTCGATCGACACCGCCGCGTTCGGTGAGGAGGGAAGCGCCGCGCTCATCGTCGCGGCCGTGGCCGCGCGATCGTGAGCGAACGTCCGCCGGCACGACGCACGCTCTCGATCCTCGCATCGTTGCGGTTTCGCGATTTCCGGCTGCTGTGGATCGGCTTGTTAATCTCGAATTTGGGCACCTGGATGCAGTTTACCGCGATGGGGTACTACGTCGCGCAGCTTGCCGTTACGCCTCATCGCGCGGCGTTGTACTTGGGCATCCTCGGGGCGTCGCGCGCGCTACCGGTGCTGCTGCTCTCACCGGTTGCCGGGGTCGTGGCGGATATGGTTCCGCGCCGCCGCGTATTGATGCTCGCCAACGGCGCGATGGCGCTCGCCGCCCTCGCTCTGGCGTTGCTGGCGAGCTTCCACTCCCTGAGCCTGTTCTGGTTAGCCGTGATCTCGGTCGGAAACTCGGCCGCTCAGTCATTCGATTCGCCCACGCGGCAGAGCTGGGTGCCGATGTTGGTCGAGCGTGCTTACGTGGGCAATGCCATCGGCTTGAATTCGGTCGCATTCAACGCCCCGGCCGTGATCGGCCCCGCGATCGCCGGCATCCTCATCGTTTGGGTCGGGGTTGCGGGATCGTTCTACGTCAACGCGTTCGCCACGCTCGCCGTCGTGGTCGCGGTGGCGATGATGGCGCCGTCTCCCCCGACGCAGCGGCGGCGCGAGTCGATGCTGACGTCGATCCGGTTTGGAATAGCGTTCTTGGTGCGACACAAGATCCTGCGCTGGATCGTCGGGTCGTTTGTGCTCACCGCGATCCTGGTGCGTCCTTACAGTCAATTGATTCCCGCCTATATCGTGAACACGCTGCACGGCGGCGCGCAGCAACTGGGCTGGGCGGTGGCCGCAGTAGGCATCGGTGGATTCGGTGGAGCCCTGCTCACGGCGCACTTCGCGCAATTCGAACGGCGCTCGGTGCTCTGGCTCGTATCGGCGCTGGGCATGTCGGCGGGCGTGCTCGCCTTGGGAACGGTCTGGTCGATACCGCTTGCGATCCCGGTGCTCTTCGCAATCGGTGTTGGAACGCTCGCATATCTGGGAGCGTGCAACACGATGATCCAAGTGCTCGCCCCGGATCAAGTGCGAGGGCGCGCCATTTCGGTGTATACGATGATCGCCATGGGCGTGGTTCCGGGAGGATCGCTGGTGGTCGGCGCGGTCGCCTCGATCGTCGGTTTGCATATCGCCTTCGCGCTGGCCGGAGGCATCTGCATCGTCGCTATTCTCGCGGTGTGGATCTTTGTGCCGATCGTGCGAAGCATCTAGACGTGCGGGCAAAAAAAAGCGAGTCGCCGATGCGACTCGCGGGTATAAAAAATGCCGGAATGACTAGGCTGCGACAGCCTTTTTCCGGCGGGGGGCTGCTTTGCGGGCCTTGCGGCGGGGAGCAGCTTTACGGGTGGTTTTGCGAGCCGCAGTCTTGCGCGTTGCCTTCTTGCGAGTGGCCTTCTTACGCGTTGCTTTCTTGCGAGTCGTTGCCTTTTTGCGGGTCGTCTTTTTGCGGGTGGTCTTGCGAGCCGCGGTCTTACGCGTTGCCTTCTTGCGAGTGGCCTTCTTACGCGTTGCTTTCTTGCGGGTCGTCGCCTTTTTACGGGTCGTCTTTTTGCGGGTGGTCTTGCGGGCCGCGGTCTTGCGTGTCGTCTTGCGTGCCGCGCGTTTCGGCGCTGCCGCCTTCTTCGCGCGTTTCGGCGCCGCTTTCTTCGTTCGTTTGACTGCCATGTGTGTGGAGTCATCCTTTCTCTGGCTACGGAGCAGCCAGGGTTGTTGCCTACCTTATACAGTATTACGAGGAGTTATGCAAGTTTTGGTGATATCGCGGAGCGCGCGCGGATGCGCGTAAACAATGACGGCGCACGCATCGACGTGCAAATCGACGGGAACGCGGAGCCCGCAATCGTACTGCTGGCGGGCTTTC
It encodes the following:
- a CDS encoding MFS transporter, with protein sequence MSERPPARRTLSILASLRFRDFRLLWIGLLISNLGTWMQFTAMGYYVAQLAVTPHRAALYLGILGASRALPVLLLSPVAGVVADMVPRRRVLMLANGAMALAALALALLASFHSLSLFWLAVISVGNSAAQSFDSPTRQSWVPMLVERAYVGNAIGLNSVAFNAPAVIGPAIAGILIVWVGVAGSFYVNAFATLAVVVAVAMMAPSPPTQRRRESMLTSIRFGIAFLVRHKILRWIVGSFVLTAILVRPYSQLIPAYIVNTLHGGAQQLGWAVAAVGIGGFGGALLTAHFAQFERRSVLWLVSALGMSAGVLALGTVWSIPLAIPVLFAIGVGTLAYLGACNTMIQVLAPDQVRGRAISVYTMIAMGVVPGGSLVVGAVASIVGLHIAFALAGGICIVAILAVWIFVPIVRSI